A window of the Bradyrhizobium ottawaense genome harbors these coding sequences:
- a CDS encoding xanthine dehydrogenase family protein molybdopterin-binding subunit, with protein sequence MTEATAIKYVGQPLRRREDFKFVTGKGRYTDDIKSPGMLHMAVLRSPHAHAVISRVDLTAAQAAPGVRLVLSGADLAGKIGAIVPNWIIPGTKIPDRPVVAVDRVRFVGECVALVVAETQAMAHDAIGLIDVDYETLPAVTDEEAAIRDGAPQLHDNVPNNITTVYKMGGGDYRKAAQEADQVIRLRVANNRLIPTCMETRSILAEPDVSGTLAIYLQSQVPHMHRRWIADAVGISEHQLRIVAPDIGGGFGAKMHLYPEELLCPYLARHLGVPVKWWESRSESHQSTNHGRAHTETIEIAFRNDGKILGLKVDTLGNVGAYLSNMASGGPTVNTINFGTGAYKIDHYEARSRVIVTNTVPVDAYRGYGRPEGAYIAERAIDAVARHLDIDQVEIRRRNFIQRTDFPYKPYNGPAVTYDSGDYEGCLAKAMEAFDYGARSKERDQLRAKGRYRGIGVAAYTHMCGMAPSRRLALMGFNRGGWESARVSVDSGGRVVIFSGSMSQGHGHVTSLAQIAADVLQVPIEHIDVVQGDTRQVQAGHGTFNSRSMAVGGSGVHVSSTRVVAKAKKIAASMLEVDEADVSFSAGQFSVPGTDIASVTFGAVARMAYVGHKLPDGMEPGLDETVFYDPKGMGAPSGIHLAYVDVDPETGIVDILDYVAVDDAGTIINPLFAAGQIHGGVVQGIAQALYEEVSYDPDTGQLMTGSLLDYAVPRAEHVPTIRSLFQETPSPTNPIGVKGIGESGSIAAPPCMVHAVLDALSPFGIKHLDMPMTPPRVWSAIQKARAGADR encoded by the coding sequence ATGACTGAGGCTACCGCGATCAAATATGTCGGCCAGCCGCTGCGACGCCGCGAGGACTTCAAGTTCGTCACCGGCAAGGGCCGCTATACCGACGACATCAAGTCGCCGGGCATGTTGCATATGGCGGTGCTGCGATCGCCCCATGCCCATGCCGTCATCAGCCGAGTCGATCTAACGGCGGCACAGGCAGCGCCGGGAGTTCGTCTGGTTTTGTCGGGGGCCGATCTTGCGGGCAAGATCGGTGCAATCGTTCCCAACTGGATCATACCGGGGACGAAGATACCGGACCGGCCCGTCGTCGCCGTTGACCGCGTCAGGTTCGTCGGCGAATGCGTCGCACTGGTGGTCGCCGAAACCCAAGCGATGGCGCACGATGCCATCGGTCTGATCGACGTCGACTACGAAACGCTTCCAGCCGTAACCGACGAGGAAGCGGCGATCCGCGACGGCGCACCGCAACTCCACGACAACGTGCCCAACAACATCACCACGGTCTACAAGATGGGTGGCGGCGACTACAGGAAGGCCGCACAGGAAGCCGATCAGGTCATCCGCCTGCGCGTGGCCAACAATCGCCTGATTCCGACCTGCATGGAGACCCGCTCCATCCTGGCCGAGCCCGACGTGAGCGGCACCCTGGCGATCTACCTGCAGAGCCAGGTGCCGCACATGCATCGCCGCTGGATCGCCGATGCGGTCGGCATTTCCGAGCATCAGCTGAGAATCGTCGCGCCCGATATCGGCGGCGGGTTCGGCGCGAAGATGCATCTCTATCCGGAAGAACTGCTCTGCCCGTATCTGGCGCGTCACCTCGGCGTTCCCGTCAAGTGGTGGGAATCGCGCTCCGAAAGCCATCAATCCACCAACCATGGCCGCGCCCACACGGAGACGATCGAGATCGCGTTCCGCAACGACGGCAAGATACTCGGCCTGAAAGTCGATACGCTGGGCAATGTCGGCGCCTATCTGTCGAACATGGCGAGTGGCGGCCCGACGGTGAACACGATCAATTTCGGCACCGGGGCCTACAAGATCGACCACTACGAGGCGCGCTCCAGGGTGATCGTGACCAACACGGTCCCGGTCGACGCCTATCGCGGCTATGGCCGGCCCGAAGGGGCGTACATCGCCGAACGCGCGATCGACGCGGTCGCACGGCACCTCGATATCGATCAGGTGGAAATACGCAGGCGCAATTTCATTCAGCGCACTGATTTTCCGTACAAGCCCTACAACGGGCCTGCGGTGACCTACGATAGCGGCGATTACGAAGGCTGCCTGGCAAAGGCGATGGAAGCCTTCGACTACGGGGCTCGCAGCAAGGAACGCGATCAATTGCGCGCCAAGGGCCGCTATCGCGGCATTGGTGTCGCGGCCTATACCCATATGTGCGGCATGGCGCCGTCACGCCGCCTGGCCCTGATGGGCTTCAACCGCGGAGGCTGGGAAAGCGCCCGGGTCAGCGTCGACTCGGGCGGTCGGGTCGTCATTTTTTCCGGATCCATGAGTCAGGGCCACGGCCATGTCACGTCGCTGGCGCAGATTGCCGCCGATGTCCTGCAGGTGCCGATCGAACACATCGACGTGGTGCAGGGCGACACGCGGCAGGTCCAGGCCGGTCACGGCACCTTCAACTCCCGCTCGATGGCGGTGGGTGGCTCGGGCGTTCACGTCTCCTCTACCCGCGTGGTCGCCAAGGCGAAAAAGATCGCCGCAAGCATGCTGGAGGTGGACGAAGCCGACGTTTCCTTTTCTGCAGGCCAGTTCAGCGTCCCGGGGACCGACATTGCCTCGGTGACGTTCGGCGCGGTGGCCCGGATGGCCTATGTCGGCCACAAGCTTCCGGACGGAATGGAGCCGGGTCTCGACGAGACTGTGTTTTACGATCCCAAGGGCATGGGCGCGCCTTCGGGAATCCACTTGGCCTATGTCGACGTCGATCCGGAGACCGGGATCGTCGATATTCTGGATTATGTCGCCGTCGATGATGCCGGCACCATCATCAATCCGCTTTTTGCGGCCGGCCAGATTCACGGCGGGGTCGTCCAAGGCATCGCGCAGGCGCTTTACGAAGAAGTCAGTTATGACCCTGATACCGGGCAGTTGATGACCGGCTCGCTGCTCGATTACGCGGTGCCGCGCGCGGAGCATGTCCCCACCATACGGTCGCTGTTTCAGGAGACGCCCTCGCCCACCAACCCGATCGGCGTCAAGGGCATCGGCGAAAGCGGCTCGATCGCAGCACCCCCATGCATGGTGCACGCCGTGCTCGATGCGCTTTCACCGTTCGGGATTAAACATCTGGACATGCCGATGACGCCGCCGCGCGTCTGGTCGGCGATCCAGAAGGCACGCGCCGGAGCAGACCGATGA
- a CDS encoding enoyl-CoA hydratase/isomerase family protein, with protein sequence MSEDALVTREQRGNISVLTMVYRPYNLLGPKLINAIVEQVEEAQKAGSRAIVLRSGLRHFSAGADLDIFDKRVEQGSGDTGGENRRLNGVEFLRFMELLPIPLIASIHGVCLGGGLELALSCDYIIAASSAKIGSVEATLGLHPLLGGIQRQVQRIGALRAKEMSMLARRYDAPTLEKWGLINLTVPEESLEKATMAIAEEFAQGPTLAHAATKELAYIAVNDGVAAADQAMARVQAPIWASEDLKAGLASFRKNGPGLAKFAGR encoded by the coding sequence GTGTCCGAGGATGCATTGGTTACGCGCGAGCAGCGCGGCAATATCTCCGTGTTGACGATGGTTTATCGGCCCTACAATCTGCTCGGACCGAAGCTCATCAATGCCATCGTCGAACAGGTCGAAGAGGCGCAGAAGGCCGGTAGCAGGGCGATCGTGCTTCGCAGCGGACTCCGGCACTTTTCCGCCGGCGCCGATCTCGATATTTTCGACAAGCGTGTGGAGCAGGGCAGCGGCGATACCGGCGGCGAAAACCGCCGCCTGAACGGCGTCGAGTTTCTCCGTTTCATGGAATTGCTGCCGATCCCGTTGATCGCGAGCATCCACGGCGTCTGCCTTGGCGGCGGCCTCGAACTGGCGCTGTCCTGCGACTACATCATCGCGGCCTCGTCGGCGAAGATCGGATCTGTAGAGGCGACGCTCGGACTGCATCCCTTGCTGGGCGGCATCCAGCGCCAGGTGCAGCGCATCGGCGCGTTGCGCGCCAAGGAGATGTCGATGCTGGCGCGGCGCTATGATGCGCCGACGCTGGAGAAATGGGGCTTGATCAATCTCACGGTTCCCGAGGAATCGCTGGAGAAGGCGACCATGGCGATTGCCGAGGAATTCGCACAAGGCCCGACGCTCGCGCATGCCGCCACCAAGGAGTTGGCCTACATTGCCGTCAATGACGGGGTGGCCGCCGCCGACCAGGCGATGGCAAGGGTCCAGGCGCCGATCTGGGCGTCGGAAGACCTGAAAGCCGGTCTCGCCTCATTCCGCAAGAACGGCCCTGGTCTTGCCAAATTTGCGGGGCGCTGA
- a CDS encoding FAD binding domain-containing protein has translation MIPASFDYVRATSLTHAIGLLQDDPDGNKLVAGGHTLIPTLKLRLASPALLIDISGIDELKGIEVADRIRIGALTTHAELLASKPLREVLPIFRQAADMIADPQVRNRGTIGGSLANADPAADWPAVVIALKGELELAGPTGRRCVAARDFFVDIMTTTLEPGEVLVAIHIPRPNPGAKFRYRKIRHPASGFAVVGVAVALRLQGGIVSEATIAITGATGRAFAADSASAHLIGKSLSTENIATAASFASEQAECLSDHYASADYRKHLVKTEVSRALASLNGA, from the coding sequence ATGATCCCGGCCTCATTCGACTATGTCCGCGCCACGTCGCTCACCCACGCCATCGGCCTGCTGCAAGACGACCCCGACGGCAACAAGCTCGTGGCCGGCGGCCATACGCTGATCCCGACGTTGAAATTGCGGTTGGCATCGCCCGCGCTGTTGATCGATATCAGCGGCATCGATGAGTTAAAGGGGATCGAAGTTGCCGACCGCATCAGGATCGGAGCCTTGACCACGCATGCCGAACTGCTGGCTTCAAAACCTCTGCGAGAGGTGCTGCCGATCTTCCGTCAAGCCGCCGACATGATCGCCGACCCGCAAGTGCGCAATCGCGGCACCATTGGCGGTTCACTGGCAAACGCCGACCCTGCGGCCGACTGGCCGGCGGTCGTCATCGCGCTGAAGGGCGAACTGGAGCTGGCCGGCCCGACTGGACGCAGATGTGTCGCGGCAAGGGACTTCTTCGTCGACATCATGACCACCACGCTCGAGCCAGGAGAGGTGCTTGTTGCGATCCATATTCCGCGTCCGAACCCCGGCGCGAAATTCCGGTATCGCAAGATACGCCATCCGGCGAGCGGGTTTGCCGTTGTCGGGGTTGCTGTCGCGCTGCGCTTGCAAGGCGGCATCGTTTCGGAAGCCACGATCGCCATCACCGGCGCGACTGGCCGGGCCTTTGCGGCCGATTCCGCGAGCGCGCATCTGATCGGAAAGTCGCTATCGACTGAAAACATCGCAACGGCCGCATCGTTCGCCAGCGAACAGGCCGAGTGCCTGTCGGACCATTACGCCTCGGCGGATTATCGCAAGCATCTGGTTAAGACCGAGGTCAGCAGGGCGTTGGCGTCGCTGAATGGTGCCTGA
- a CDS encoding (2Fe-2S)-binding protein, whose protein sequence is MSDTDEKRHVVTIDVNGARHTASVEARKLLVHLLRDDFGFTGTHVGCDTSQCGACTVAIDGQAVKSCTVLAVMADGASITTIEGLAPAGGALHPIQAAFHEHHALQCGFCTPGMIMAARQLLAQNPDPTEGEIRHHLTGNICRCTGYTNIVRAVQSLASETHRHD, encoded by the coding sequence ATGTCTGATACCGATGAGAAGCGTCACGTCGTGACGATCGACGTCAACGGCGCGCGCCATACCGCTTCCGTGGAAGCGCGCAAGCTGCTGGTTCATCTGTTGCGGGACGATTTTGGCTTCACCGGCACCCATGTCGGCTGCGACACCTCGCAGTGCGGCGCCTGCACCGTCGCTATCGATGGACAGGCGGTCAAATCCTGCACGGTTCTCGCCGTGATGGCCGACGGCGCGTCGATCACGACGATCGAAGGGCTCGCGCCCGCGGGTGGCGCACTGCATCCGATACAGGCGGCCTTCCATGAACACCATGCCCTGCAATGCGGCTTCTGCACGCCAGGCATGATCATGGCTGCCCGGCAGTTGCTGGCGCAAAACCCTGACCCGACCGAGGGCGAGATTCGCCATCACCTCACCGGCAATATCTGCCGCTGCACCGGCTACACCAACATCGTCCGCGCCGTTCAATCCCTCGCTTCGGAGACGCATCGCCATGACTGA
- a CDS encoding flavin-containing monooxygenase, which produces MSTTKAKRADNGGAKELDVLVVGAGFAGVYLLDRLRGMGMSVQAIEAGSGLGGVWYWNCYPGARVDSPGPMYQFSREDLWRDWKFTELYPAWPEIRDYFHYLDEKLDLSRDIRFNARVEEAEFDAASNRWTVRSSDGSVIRPRYFVVCVGLGSKPYTPNLPGLSDFAGERHHTALWPQQGLDLAGKRVGVIGTGASGVQVAQEAAAVAAQLTVFQRTPNLALPMRQKRLDDDTILRMKKGYPVAYEKRRTTLGGFDYQSLEKAASEVSAEERQATFERVWEIGGFAPWVGSFNDLLIDEQSNRAAYDFWRDKTRARIKDPAIAEILAPTEPIHPYGAKRPSLEQNFFDIFNQSNVSLVDLRNTPIEKVTRSGIKTTAGEYGLDVLVLATGFDAVTGGLTSIDIWGTDGRTLKQKWADGVRAHLGMASAGYPNLLFVYGPHSPNAFANGPTAAELQGEWVAKMLDHVRGRNWAQFEATVPAEEAWRAKVFEAVDATLIPRADSWWVGANIPGKRREMLAFAGGLGTYMAICNESAERGYEGFSIG; this is translated from the coding sequence ATGAGCACGACCAAAGCGAAGCGAGCGGATAATGGCGGGGCGAAAGAACTCGACGTTCTTGTTGTGGGCGCGGGATTTGCTGGTGTTTACCTTCTTGACCGCCTGCGCGGTATGGGCATGTCGGTCCAAGCGATTGAGGCTGGGAGCGGCCTTGGAGGTGTCTGGTACTGGAATTGTTATCCAGGAGCGCGCGTCGATTCTCCCGGCCCGATGTATCAGTTTTCGCGCGAGGATCTGTGGCGAGATTGGAAGTTCACGGAGCTCTATCCTGCGTGGCCTGAAATCCGTGACTACTTCCACTATCTGGACGAGAAGCTCGACCTTAGCCGCGACATTCGCTTCAACGCGCGCGTCGAGGAGGCTGAGTTTGACGCGGCGAGCAATCGTTGGACGGTCCGTTCGAGCGACGGCTCCGTAATCCGGCCCCGTTACTTCGTGGTCTGCGTTGGTTTGGGTTCGAAGCCCTACACACCGAATCTGCCGGGCCTGAGCGACTTTGCCGGGGAACGACATCACACCGCGCTTTGGCCGCAGCAAGGTTTGGACTTGGCCGGCAAGCGGGTCGGGGTCATCGGCACAGGGGCAAGCGGCGTGCAGGTGGCTCAAGAAGCCGCCGCAGTGGCGGCCCAACTCACGGTCTTCCAGCGCACGCCTAATCTGGCTCTGCCGATGCGGCAGAAGAGGCTGGACGATGACACAATTCTTCGCATGAAGAAGGGATACCCGGTCGCCTACGAGAAGCGCAGAACGACGCTTGGAGGTTTCGACTACCAGTCTCTCGAGAAGGCCGCGTCGGAGGTATCCGCCGAGGAGCGGCAGGCGACGTTTGAGCGCGTTTGGGAGATCGGCGGCTTTGCGCCGTGGGTTGGCTCGTTCAATGACCTTCTTATCGACGAGCAGTCGAACCGCGCCGCCTACGATTTTTGGCGTGACAAGACGCGGGCTCGGATCAAGGATCCAGCCATTGCCGAGATCCTGGCGCCGACGGAGCCGATTCATCCCTATGGCGCCAAGCGGCCGTCGTTGGAGCAGAATTTCTTCGACATCTTCAATCAGTCCAACGTGAGCCTTGTCGATCTCCGCAACACGCCGATCGAGAAAGTGACCCGCAGTGGGATCAAGACTACAGCCGGCGAGTACGGACTAGATGTTCTGGTCCTGGCTACCGGGTTTGACGCGGTGACAGGTGGACTGACCAGCATCGATATCTGGGGCACGGACGGCAGGACTCTGAAGCAAAAGTGGGCGGACGGCGTTCGAGCCCATCTGGGAATGGCATCCGCCGGTTATCCCAATCTCCTTTTTGTCTATGGTCCGCACAGCCCGAACGCTTTCGCCAATGGACCGACTGCCGCGGAGCTTCAGGGCGAGTGGGTCGCCAAGATGCTGGACCATGTACGCGGACGCAACTGGGCGCAGTTCGAGGCGACGGTGCCGGCGGAGGAAGCGTGGCGTGCGAAAGTGTTTGAAGCGGTGGACGCCACTCTCATCCCCCGCGCCGACTCCTGGTGGGTCGGCGCGAACATACCCGGCAAGCGGCGAGAGATGCTGGCCTTTGCTGGCGGTCTCGGGACGTACATGGCGATATGCAACGAAAGCGCCGAGCGCGGGTATGAGGGATTTTCGATCGGCTGA
- a CDS encoding winged helix-turn-helix transcriptional regulator, whose product MKSKSFDGMACSIAGVLEAIGDRWAVLILRDLSLGLKRYEDLRHSTGVTNATLSDRLKHLEDHELVERRRYQTNPERYEYVLTAKGRDLILVTQALLQVGDKWAVSGDAGPPLKFVDRKTGHAVKLAMVDDETGERVKARDLQPQAGPGADELIHWRLTHFPK is encoded by the coding sequence ATGAAGTCCAAGAGCTTTGATGGAATGGCGTGCTCGATCGCCGGCGTGCTGGAGGCGATCGGCGACCGCTGGGCCGTACTCATCCTGCGCGACCTGTCGCTCGGGCTGAAGCGGTATGAGGATTTGCGCCACTCGACGGGCGTCACCAATGCGACCTTGTCCGACCGGCTGAAGCACCTCGAGGATCATGAATTGGTCGAGCGTCGCCGCTACCAGACCAATCCCGAGCGATACGAATATGTTTTGACGGCGAAGGGCCGGGATCTGATCCTGGTGACGCAGGCGCTGCTGCAGGTCGGCGACAAGTGGGCGGTTTCCGGCGATGCCGGGCCTCCGCTCAAATTCGTCGATCGAAAGACCGGGCACGCGGTGAAGCTCGCCATGGTCGACGACGAGACCGGGGAGCGGGTCAAGGCTCGCGACCTGCAGCCGCAGGCAGGGCCGGGCGCCGACGAACTGATCCATTGGCGGTTGACGCACTTCCCGAAATAG
- a CDS encoding SDR family NAD(P)-dependent oxidoreductase, whose amino-acid sequence MTAPVVLITGALTGIGRATALAFAQEGTRIVVSGRRDEAGHALTQELRSLGVEVEYIRADVRHEDDVRDLIDKAVVRFGRLDVAVNNAGTEGKPGPVTDQTAESYAATFDTNVLGVLLSMKHEMRVMQAQGGGSIVNLSSTMGHRGAPGASLYTASKHAVEGLTKSAALEGAASGIRVNAVAPGPVETEMLHRFTGTAERRAGLVAGVPLKRAGTPAEIADAIVFVASRKASFITGQIISVNGGKTAS is encoded by the coding sequence ATGACTGCACCCGTCGTCCTGATCACCGGCGCCTTGACCGGTATCGGCCGCGCCACGGCGCTGGCCTTCGCTCAAGAGGGCACCCGGATTGTCGTGTCCGGCCGTCGCGACGAGGCGGGACATGCCCTGACCCAGGAGCTCCGCAGCCTCGGCGTGGAAGTTGAATACATCCGCGCTGATGTTCGCCATGAAGACGACGTCCGCGACCTGATCGACAAGGCCGTGGTCCGGTTCGGCCGGCTCGATGTGGCTGTCAACAATGCCGGCACCGAAGGCAAACCCGGTCCGGTGACGGACCAGACCGCCGAAAGCTACGCGGCGACCTTCGACACCAATGTGCTCGGCGTGCTGCTTAGCATGAAGCATGAGATGCGCGTGATGCAGGCGCAAGGCGGCGGCAGCATTGTGAACCTCTCGTCCACCATGGGACATCGAGGCGCGCCAGGTGCGTCGCTCTACACCGCCAGCAAGCACGCGGTCGAGGGGCTGACGAAATCCGCCGCCCTCGAGGGTGCGGCATCAGGCATCCGCGTCAATGCGGTCGCGCCCGGTCCTGTCGAGACCGAAATGCTGCACCGGTTCACCGGCACCGCCGAGAGAAGGGCCGGACTGGTCGCCGGCGTGCCTCTCAAGCGTGCGGGCACGCCCGCGGAGATCGCCGATGCCATCGTGTTCGTCGCTTCCCGCAAGGCGTCGTTCATCACCGGCCAGATCATCAGCGTGAACGGCGGCAAAACCGCTTCCTAA
- a CDS encoding winged helix-turn-helix transcriptional regulator encodes MKRSFNKECSISRAMDVVGDRWSILLLREAYYGTRRFDEFQYYLGVAPNILSARLKKFVDLGMMTRVPLPEHGGRYEYVLTKKGRDFFPTYLALKKWGDEWLAEPEGPQVVFKERSSGQQIEYPTLLSARGHPLELEDIEIVAGSGAVPFNRKRFGAQRPQAKVKPGRAGRVPRKSVADKDK; translated from the coding sequence TTGAAGCGTTCGTTCAATAAGGAATGCTCCATCTCCCGCGCCATGGATGTGGTCGGCGACCGTTGGTCGATCCTGCTGCTTCGGGAAGCCTATTACGGCACCCGGCGGTTCGACGAGTTTCAATATTATCTTGGCGTGGCGCCGAACATTCTCAGCGCAAGGCTGAAAAAGTTCGTTGATCTCGGCATGATGACGCGCGTGCCGTTGCCCGAGCATGGCGGTCGCTACGAATATGTATTGACCAAAAAAGGGCGCGATTTCTTTCCGACGTACCTGGCGTTGAAGAAATGGGGAGATGAGTGGCTTGCGGAGCCCGAAGGGCCGCAGGTGGTTTTCAAGGAGCGCAGCAGCGGACAGCAAATCGAATATCCCACTTTGCTGTCCGCGCGCGGACATCCGCTGGAACTCGAAGACATTGAAATTGTTGCGGGCTCCGGCGCCGTGCCTTTCAACCGAAAGCGTTTTGGCGCTCAGCGCCCGCAAGCAAAGGTCAAGCCAGGTCGGGCGGGTCGAGTTCCGCGCAAATCCGTAGCCGACAAAGACAAATAA
- a CDS encoding CaiB/BaiF CoA transferase family protein: protein MAGPLSGIRIVDFSRVLAGPLCARTLQDLGAEVIKIEPPSPDVSRFAFPSTDGMSGYYAQQNAGKRNVSINLNVPGAYELALKLCDTADIVVENFRAGTLGFFGLDYETLSKRNPRLIYASITGYGQGGPWRSRMAYAPTVQAEAGFTENSVRHYGDALKEPRTDSLSHADVYAGLQAVIAILAALHSRQATGQGQYIDVAMAATLLAVNERAHVDLSDDDIGAEPAVLGATDCSFFTGPQGEHFTVATSIIGSRTFPSWLRAMRRSDLMDDPRFSNAAARRLNFGALHQIIQSWMLTFPDMATLDAQFDEAKIAMGEIRSIKELTKSDWSDYWGAVQLVSDRNGGEYKLPGRPWHFSKDELIPIGTPAFQGEHNREVFAELGVSEAELQKLSEAGVLVTHRRVLAPEAAAEPRQPAGQAA, encoded by the coding sequence ATGGCCGGTCCTCTCAGCGGAATCCGCATCGTCGACTTTTCCCGCGTGCTCGCAGGCCCGCTGTGTGCGCGGACATTGCAGGATCTTGGCGCCGAGGTCATCAAAATCGAGCCGCCAAGCCCGGATGTGTCGCGCTTTGCGTTTCCTTCCACCGACGGCATGTCGGGCTATTATGCGCAGCAAAACGCCGGCAAGCGCAATGTCAGCATCAATCTCAATGTTCCCGGCGCCTACGAGCTGGCGCTCAAGCTGTGCGACACCGCCGATATCGTGGTGGAGAATTTTCGCGCGGGCACGCTGGGCTTCTTCGGCCTCGATTATGAGACGCTGTCGAAGCGCAATCCGCGGCTGATCTACGCTTCGATCACCGGTTACGGCCAGGGCGGCCCATGGCGCAGCCGGATGGCCTATGCTCCGACGGTGCAAGCCGAAGCCGGCTTCACCGAGAACAGCGTGCGGCACTATGGCGACGCCTTGAAGGAGCCGCGCACCGACAGCCTGTCGCATGCCGACGTCTATGCCGGGTTGCAGGCGGTGATCGCCATCCTCGCGGCGCTGCACAGCCGTCAGGCAACAGGTCAGGGCCAGTATATCGACGTCGCGATGGCGGCGACCTTGCTGGCGGTCAATGAGCGCGCACATGTCGATCTGTCGGACGACGATATCGGCGCGGAGCCTGCGGTGCTCGGCGCCACCGATTGCTCTTTCTTCACCGGTCCGCAGGGCGAGCATTTCACCGTCGCCACCAGCATCATCGGCAGCCGGACGTTCCCGTCCTGGCTGCGCGCGATGCGGCGTTCCGATCTGATGGACGACCCGCGGTTTTCGAATGCGGCGGCGCGGCGTCTGAATTTCGGCGCGTTGCACCAGATCATCCAGTCCTGGATGCTGACCTTCCCCGACATGGCGACGCTCGACGCGCAGTTCGACGAGGCCAAGATCGCGATGGGCGAGATTCGCTCTATCAAGGAACTCACAAAGTCGGACTGGAGCGATTACTGGGGCGCGGTCCAACTGGTTTCGGATCGCAACGGGGGCGAATACAAATTGCCGGGCCGCCCCTGGCATTTCTCAAAGGATGAGCTGATCCCGATCGGGACACCAGCATTCCAGGGTGAACACAACAGGGAGGTGTTTGCGGAGCTGGGAGTCAGCGAGGCGGAATTGCAGAAGCTGTCCGAAGCGGGCGTGCTCGTGACGCACCGTCGTGTGCTGGCGCCGGAAGCCGCGGCCGAGCCACGGCAGCCGGCGGGGCAGGCAGCCTGA
- a CDS encoding LysR family transcriptional regulator, protein MARLDVNRSGEMEVFARVFELGGFSAAARELRMTPSAISKLVGRLETRLGARLVNRSTKGLQFTPEGRLFYDRSIRLLADLDEVERSVAKSKVPSGKIRVSANLPVGRSLLLPIVPAFLDAYPKLSLEISLTDQVIDLIEQRTDVALRSGPLKSSRLIARKLGAARMVIVGSPGYFARHGVPKTPDELAQHNCLDFCYARAVKSWPLSEEGVQRTIPPSGNVQASDGDALRTLALDNVGLVRLASFIVRDDIAANRLVPVLEAFNPGDIDELHAVYLGQSGLLPLRIRVFLDFLADRIKLTDDWRPKHL, encoded by the coding sequence ATGGCCCGGTTGGACGTAAATCGTTCCGGCGAGATGGAAGTTTTTGCGCGAGTTTTCGAGCTCGGTGGATTTTCCGCCGCGGCGCGCGAGCTTCGCATGACCCCCTCGGCGATCAGCAAGCTTGTCGGCCGTCTCGAGACCAGGCTCGGGGCGCGGCTGGTAAATCGTTCGACGAAGGGGCTTCAGTTCACGCCAGAAGGTCGGTTGTTCTATGACCGGAGCATACGACTGCTCGCCGACCTGGACGAGGTCGAGCGATCCGTCGCCAAATCCAAGGTCCCGAGCGGAAAAATCAGGGTGAGCGCTAACCTGCCGGTCGGGCGTTCGTTGCTGTTGCCGATCGTCCCCGCTTTTCTCGATGCCTATCCGAAGCTGTCTCTGGAGATATCCCTGACTGATCAGGTGATCGATCTTATCGAACAGCGAACCGACGTTGCACTGCGCAGCGGACCGCTTAAAAGCTCCCGGCTTATTGCGCGGAAGCTTGGCGCCGCGCGGATGGTGATCGTGGGATCACCGGGCTATTTTGCGCGACACGGCGTCCCGAAGACGCCTGATGAGCTGGCGCAGCATAATTGTCTTGACTTCTGCTATGCCCGAGCGGTGAAGAGCTGGCCTTTGTCCGAGGAGGGCGTGCAGAGAACGATACCGCCCTCTGGAAATGTCCAAGCCAGCGATGGCGATGCGTTGCGGACGCTCGCCCTCGACAATGTCGGCCTCGTTCGGTTGGCCTCGTTCATAGTCAGGGATGATATTGCCGCCAATCGTCTCGTCCCTGTCCTCGAGGCGTTCAATCCGGGCGACATCGACGAATTGCATGCTGTCTATCTTGGGCAGAGTGGGCTCCTGCCGCTTCGGATCCGTGTCTTCCTCGACTTTCTTGCCGATCGCATCAAACTCACCGACGACTGGCGGCCCAAGCACTTGTGA